The genomic stretch GCGCAGCCGCACAGGGGCCGAGGACCTGAGGGAATTGCTCGGGAAACAACATGAAATTCTCGCCACATCCGCGCATCTGGTGAAGCCTGGGGGTAGGCTCGTCTACGCGACGTGCTCGCTGTTGCCTGAGGAGGATGAAGTGCAGGTTGAGGCATTCCTGGCGAGCCACCCGGCCTTCCGCGCCATCCCCTTGAGCACGGCCTGGGCCGAGGCTGGCCTGCCCGGCACCCCCCCGACCACGGCCGAGCATCTGCTGCTCTCGCCCGGGGCGCATGGCACGGATGGCTTCTTCTGCGCCGTGCTGGAACGAACCGCCCTGGAAAAGGCGGGTTAGGCACCGGCTGCGATGGTTACCATCCGCCGCGCCCGCCCCTCCGACGCCGACGCCATGGCGCGCGTGCACCTGGCCACCTGGCGCAGCACCTATGCCGGCGTGCTCCCCGAAGCCTATCTGACCAGCCTTTCCGCCCACCAGGAGAGCCTCGGCTATGAGCGGGGCATCCTGGAACGCCGCGGCGGGCATGCGGGCTTCGTGGCCATCGCCGATGGCCAGGAAATGCCGGGCGGCGGCATCATCGGCTTCATCACCGGCGGCATGTCCCGGCGCCAGGCCATCGCCGAGGGCGAGGTGGAAACACTCTATCTGCTGGATGATTTCCGCGACCGCGGGATCGGGCGGCGGCTGATGCGGGCCATGGCCTCGCACCTCGCATCGCTCGGGGCCGAATCGGCCTTTGCCTGGGTGCTGCAGGACAATCCCGCGCGGTGGTTCTACGAGCGGCTGGGCGCCAAGCTGGCCGCGCGGGAGGACATGGTCTTCGCCGGCCAGAAGACCACGCAGCTCGCCTATGCGTGGGAGCCGATCCACACGCTGCTGACCGCGACCGCCACCACCAAGCTGCCGCGCTGAACCGATGCCAGGCCGGCGCCCCTGGCTCCTCGCGGGGCTGTCAGCAGTTTTGCCACGGCCTGCCCTGGCTGCCAGCCTCGCGCAGATCGAAGCGCGGGTAGGCGGCCGCCTGGGTGTGGTAGCGCAGGACGGGGCCACGCGCTTCGCGCATCGCGCGGCGGAACGCTTCCCCATGGCCAGCACCTTCAAGGCGCTGCTGGCGGCCGCCATCCTGGCCCGCGTGGATGCGGGCGAGGACCGCCTCGACCGGCGCCTGCCCGTCCCGCGCGAAGGGCTGATCCCCTGGTCGCCGGTGACGCAGCCCCGCGCCGGCGGCGAAATGAGCCTCGGCGAACTCTGCGCCGCCATCATGACGATCAGCGACAATACCGCCGCCAACCTCCTGCTCGGCGTGGTCGGCGGGCCGGCGGGACTGACGGCCTGGCTGCGGCGGGCAGGCGACGCAACAACCCGGCTCGACCGCACGGAACCCACGCTGAACGAGGCCACACCCGGCGATCCGCGCGATACCAGCACCCCGGAGGCGTTTGGCGCGACGCTCGGGCGGATTGCGCTGGGGGACGTGCTTTCCCAGCCATCACGCGCGCAGTTCCAGGCCTGGATGATCGGCAACGGCACGGGCGGGGCGCGGCTGCGTGCCGGCCTTCCGCCTGGCTGGCGCGTGGGGGACCGGACCGGCGGCGCCGCGCATGGCACGAGCAATGTGGTGGGCGTCCTCTGGCCGCCCGGCGATGCCCGGCCCTGGGTGGTTGCCGCCTTCCTCACTGAATGCGCGGCCGAGCCAGCCGCGCGCGATGCCGCCCTGGCCGATGTCGCGCGGCTGCTGGTGGCTCAGCACTCTTGACGTGGCGCGCGCGCCATGGTGCGCAACGCCATGAACACCACCTCGCCCCAGCAAGACCGCATCCTCATCCTCGATTTCGGCAGCCAGGTGACGCAGCTCATTGCGCGGCGGCTCCGGGAATCCGGGGTTTATTGCGAGATCTGGCCGTTCAACGCCGCCCCTGAGGCGCGAATCCGCGCCTTCGCGCCCAAGGGCATCATCTTCTCCGGCGGCCCGGCCTCGGTCACCGAGGGCGAGAGCCCCCGCGCTCCGGATTATGCCTTTGCCTCCGGCCTGCCGATCCTGGGCATCTGCTATGGCCAGCAGACGCTGGCGCATCAGCTGGGCGGCACGGTCGAGGGCGGCCATGCCCGCGAATTCGGCCGCGCCACCGTCACCGTCACGGGTGATTGCCCGATCACCCAGGGTGTCTGGGCCAAGGGTGCGCGCGAGACGGTGTGGATGTCGCATGGCGACCGGATCACCGTGTTGCCCCCCGGCTTCCGCGTGGTGGCCGAGAGCGAAGGCGCGCCCTTCGCCCTCATCGCCAATGATGAGCGCCGCTACTACGGCACCATGTTCCACCCCGAGGTGGTGCACACGCCGCATGGCGCCGCACTGCTGCGCAACTTCACCCACGGCATCTGCGGCTGCACGGGCGACTGGACCATGGCCGGCTATCGCGCCGAGACCATCGCCAAGATCCGCGCGCAGGTCGGCCAGGGCCGCGTGGTGTGCGGACTTTCGGGCGGCGTGGATTCCTCGGTGGCGGCGGTGCTGCTGCACGAGGCGATCGGCGACCAGCTGACCTGCATCTATGTGGATCACGGGCTGATGCGCGCCAATGAGAGCGAGCAGGTGGTGAAGACCTTCCGCGACCGCTTCAACATCAAGCTGATCCATCGCGACGCGAGTGACCTGTTCCTGGGCCAGCTCTCCGGCGTCCCTGATCCGGAGCAGAAGCGCAAGATCATCGGGCGGTTGTTCATCGAGGTCTTCGAGGAGGAGCAGAATAAGCTCGGCGGTGCCGATTTCCTGGCCCAGGGCACGCTGTATCCGGATGTGATCGAAAGCGTTTCCGCCACTGGCGGGCCTTCTGTGACGATCAAGAGCCACCACAATGTGGGCGGCCTGCCCGAGGGCATGCGGATGCAGCTGGTGGAACCACTGCGCGAACTCTTCAAGGACGAAGTGCGCGTGCTCGGCCGCGAGCTTGGCATCCCCGAGGAGATCGTGGGCCGCCACCCTTTCCCGGGGCCGGGCCTGGCCATCCGCATCCCGGGCGAAGTGACGCGGGAGAAGGCGGATCTGCTGCGGAAGGTGGACACGATCTACCTGGAGGAAATCCGCGCGGCAGGGCTCTATGACGCGATCTGGCAGGCCTTTGCCGTGCTGCTGCCGGTGCGGACCGTGGGCGTGATGGGCGATGGCCGGACCTATGACATGGCCTGCGCGCTGCGCGCCGTGACCAGCACGGATGGCATGACTGCGGAATTTTATCCGTTCGACATGGGCTTTTTGGGGCGGGTGGCGAACCGGATCGTGAATGAGGTTCGGGGCGTGAACCGGGTGACCTACGACATCACGAGCAAGCCGCCGGGGACGATTGAGTGGGAGTAGGCGTCCGGCAACATCAGGCCTTGAAGCGGTTGGCGCGGAGCCATGCCAGCACGCGCGGATGTGGTCTGTCTTGAAGCCGCGTCGGCGGGCTCATAAGGCCCGAGGGGATGACCATGGCCTGGATGGCGGCTGGATCATTCATGTGGCGCGAAACCTGGCTTCGCTGATCGTCGGCGACGCCAACCCTGCCTCGAGGAGCGCGGTGCGGCGAAGGCGCCGCCGAAGCTCAGGACCAGGCCGCTGCGGCTGCGTCCCGGAGCCAGCGAATAGCGACGCGTCGCGTCATCCCCCCTTCGCCGGATCCTTGCGCGGCATGGGCTGCGTCACCGGCGCCAGCCGGGCACCTTGCGGCCGCCGCTCGAAGGCGATGATGCTGTCATAGACGGACATCGAGAATGTTGACGCCGTGAAGTCGCTGATGGGCAGCGCCCCACGCGTATGCGCCGCGTTCAGGCTATCCATCAGCTCCTTGGCCAGTTCCATGAAGCTGCCGGGCCGTTTCAAGCCGCCTTCGAATTCATCCCAATAGCAGGTGTGCAGGTCCTCGAGCATGTAGACGCCATGCGGGCTCATGCGCGGGTAGAGGTGCTGAAACGTGGCGGCCAGATGCCGCATCATGTGGCTGCCATCATCGAGGACGATGTCTATCGTGGGGTTTTCGGCCAGGATGCGGTCCAGCACGGCAGGGTCATCCTGGCTGCCGATATGGATCTCGATCCCCTCGGCCTCATGCGCCTTGCAGGCCGGATTGATGTCGAGGCCGATGATGCGCGCCTGCGGGCCCAGATACTCACGCCACATGGCGAGCGACCCGCCACCAAAGACGCCGATTTCCAGCATGGTGACCGGGCGATTGCGAAATCGCTCGAAGTGCTTCTCGTAAATATCGAAATAATGCACCCATTTGTGCAGCCGCTTATGACCGTTGTTCAGGAAATACCTGTGCAGAAAGCCGTCGGATGACATGGGAACTCCCGCTTATGTCCGGCGCAGCCAAGCAGCCCAGGCGCTGTCGGGACGCGTTGAGAAACAAGCCCAGAATGGCGCGCGCGGGAAGCCGCGCCAATCCCGTCCTCCCTCGGGAGCAGTGGCGTTCAGGGCCGGCCCGCGCAGTCGAAGAGCTGCCGGAAGGCCGCGTTGGAGCGTGCCGATGGAAAGCGCAGCGTGGCCTGGCCGGCCTGGATGAACAGGGCCTGCCCATTGGCCAGCCCATCCTCCGAGCCCGGCTCGCCATCCGGCTCGCTGAACCGGGCAAAACCGGGCGGGCCGATAATGGCCTGGGCGGTTTGCGCGCCGGCCGCGTCATCCACCCAATACCGCACGGCAAAGCGGGGGCCGAGCCGGTCCAGCGCCTCATTGCCGGAGGCAAAGCCGATGACGAGGCCGCGGCCGGGCATCGCCAGCACGCGGAGGAGGCTGCCATCGGGCTGGCTGCGTTCCCAATCACACCGCGCGAGGCGGCGGGTACCGGCCACCAAATAGCGCGCAACCGTCCAGTCACCGACCCGCCGCTCCCACTCGCGGGCCACATTGTCCTGCGCGGCCGCGGGCACGGAGGACAGCAAAGGCGCGCAGAGCGCGAGCAGGGCCAGCGGGGAAAACAGGACATGCTGTGTCATGGTCAGCGCCACCCTGCCGCACGGTTCGTACAATTCTCGATGGCGATCAGCACATCCTGCACGGAGGCGCCGAGCGACCATTGGAAGCGGCTCCTGCCGGACTGGACGATCATCGGTCCCCGGAAATTCATCATGGCTTCGATGGTGGGCTGGGGAGGTGTCGTCCAGATACGCTGGCCATTCGTGGTGGCTTCCGATGCATGGGTGCCCGAGCCGGCGGCGCTGACCGCGATGGTCAGCGGCACGCCCGGGGCGGGCGTCACGGGCGGAATGCTCAGCCCGTAGCTTCGGCCGATCCCGAAGGCGATCCGCAACATGTTGCGGTTGGCGTCGAAAAAGGTGCCCGAGCGGCGATTGAAGCGATTGGCCTCGAAGATGCGCACCACAGTCCCGGAGCCGACCTGGCCGGCCTGCTCCTCGCGGTACTGGGCGGCCGCCGGGGCGGCGTGCGTCACCACAACCAGCGCCATGACGCCCGGCAGCAGAAACCGCGTGATCCGGCGCATGCCAGGGAAAAGACAAGCCTGATTCATGGCGGGATCAATCTCTAAATTCAGATGGCGGCGCTTCCATTGGAAGCTCTCGGCAAGCCCGCCATCAAGCCGCGGCGCCATGGCCTTCCACGTGCCGGCTTGCGGAACATCATGGCGCCCTCGCCGCTTGCCCCCATATCCGGAGGCGGATAACCATTCCCCTCTCTCACGGAGTCCCGCCTTGAGCCCCGCCCAAGCCAGCATGATCCACGTCAACGGGGCCGATGCCGCCACCATCGCCGCGGCCGACCGCCAGGCCCGCCATTGGGTGAGCCCCGAGCGCGGGCCGCTGAAGCCCGGCTCGCCCGCGCATAAGCGCGCGATGTGCGCGATGTTCGCCGAGACCTTCAACCCCTACAAACCCTCGGTCATCGCCTGGCCCAAGCTTGACCCCGAGACGCTGCACCGCGTCACCTCCCTGCCGATCTGGGACATCGCGGTGCAGACGGAAGGCAAGGCGATGCTGCGCATGGCGGCCTATGCCGAGACCCTGACCGACCCAGAGATGAGAAAGGCCATCGCCAGCAATGGCTGGGAGGAGAACCGCCACAAGGAGGTGCTCTCCAAGCTCGTCGAGGCCTATGGCATCCAGCTGGCACCCGAGCCCGAATACGTGAAGCCCAAGGATGCCGAATGGGCCTACATGGTCACAGGCTTCAGCGAATGCGTGGACAGCTTCTTCGCCTTCGGCCTGTTCGAAATGGCCCGCCAATCCGGCTTCTTCCCGGAAGAACTGATCGAGACCTTCGAACCCGTCATGCAGGAGGAATGCCGCCACATCCTGCTTTTTGCGAATTGGCTCGCCTGGCACCGCGCCACCATGCCGCTCTGGCGGCGGCCCTGGTTTGAGCTGCGCGTCTGGGCCGTCTGGGCCTTCCTTGGCTATGAGCGCATGGGCCTCGCCAAGCAGGTGGACGGGGATGGCAAGACGCAGGCACAGGACAACAACTTCACCGTGACCGGCGGCAAGGCGGTGGCGGCGAAGGAGTATTCCATGGCGGAAATCATGGACATCTGCCTCGCCGAAAATGACCGCCGCTTCCTGGGCTATGACGAACGCCTGCTGCGCCCCGTGACCATGCCCTGGCTGGTGCGGCTGGCGCGGCGCTTCATGCGCACCCCCAAACCGGCCTGATGGAGCCGGGGCTCGCTCCTGCCTTGCTGGAAGCGGGTGCGCTGGCCGCGCGCAGCGCCTTGCTGGGTGGGGCGGCGTTCCTGCTGACCGTCTCCAGCCCGCTGGCGCGGCGCCTGCCGGCCGGCCAGGCAGCCATGCTGATGGGCCGGACGCAGCTTTTCCTGCGCGCTGCGGCGCTGAGCACCATGACACTGGCCGCGCTGCAATTGGCCGCCGGCCAATTCGCCGGATTGGGCGTGCTGCTGGCGGCGCTGGCCGTCCTGCTGCTGGCCCCGCGCGAGGGACCCTCCCCCCGGCTTGCGCTGGTACTGCTGTTCTTCGCGAGCCTGGCCATGCTGCTGGCCGTCAGCGGCGGCCGACCCGGCCAATTCACGCCACGCAGCCTGACCACCGCAACCCTGCTGCGCGAGGCGGGGGCGGCGTTGTGGATGGGCAATCTGCCGTTGCTCTGGATGCTGCTTCGCGCGCCGGGACCGGCCAGCGGGAGCGGTTGGCCGGCTTCGGTGCCCCAGGTGGTCGGGATGCGGCATGCGGCCCTCATGCTGCTCGGGATGGGGCTGACGGCGGTGGGGCTGGCCATCGCCTGGCCGCATCGTGGCTTGCTGTTCGGTGCGGCGGCCTTTCCGCTGCTGGCCATCACGGCCGGCTTCGTGGTTCTGGCACAGCTTGCGGCAGCTTTGCGCGTGATGCTGCTGATCGAGGCCGGGCGGGCCGCGCCGGCCAGTCTTTGGCTGCCCCGGCTGCGCTGCGTGGTGGAGTGCGAGTTGCTGCTGGCCATCGTGCTCTGCGGGCCGATCGTGGCGCTGTTCGTGCTGGCGGCGCAGGGGCTTTCGCCAGCGGCCGCGCCGGACCTTGCGGCGCTGCTGCCCCGCTTCAGGCTGCACGCGTTTGGCCCGGCCGAGGTCGCTGGGCTTGTGCTGATGCTGATTGCGGTTTCGGCTTGGCTGCGTCGCGCCGAAGGCGCGCTGAATGGTCGCGCCGAAGGCGCGCTGAATGGGCCTGCCGAAGGCGCGCTGAACAAGCATGCCGAAGGTGGGCTGACCCGGCACGCCGAAACCGGGCCGGGCACCTCCCTCACCCGCTTCGGCCCGCTCCTGTTGTTGCCCCTCGGCGCCGGGCTGGCCCTGGAGGCTGAGAGCGCGCCGGCACTGAGCCTCGGCGTGCTGGTCCTCCTGTCCGGCCTGGCGGAGGCCTGGGTTCTCTGGCGGGGCGAGGCGGGCGGGCTGGGCATGGTGCTGCCCTTTGCGGTGATCCTGGGCATCGTCCTCATCCTGGCCGGCAATCCCCCGGCCGAGGCGCTGCTGCCCTGCCTGCTCGCCACCCTCGCCTTGCTGATCCGTTGGGCGGAGCTTCGCCTGCCCGCGCCGCGGGACCGGCTGGTGGCGGCCATCGCCTGGCCCTTCGCGCTGGGCGCGCTGGGCCTTGTCCTGCTGCTCGCGCATGGGCGCTGATCCGGCGGCCGGGCTGGGCCGCATCGTGGTGGCGCTGGTGCGGCTTTCCATCCGCCGAACCGGCTGGGTGCTGCTGCTGCTGGCCCTGGTCACCGGGGCGGCGGGCTGGCTCGCGGCCACGCGCTTCACCCTCGACTCCGACGTGACGAAACTGTTCCCGGCCGATCTGCCCTGGCGCATCGCCGAGCGGCAGATGGAGGCCGCCTTCCCGCAGCGGCTGGACCTCATCGTCATCGTGCTGGACGCCCCGGATGCGCGCAGCGGCGATGCGGCGGCCACGGCCCTGGCCGCCGCCCTGCAGGCGCGGCCGGCGCTGTTCCGCTCGGTCCGGCGGCCCGATGGCGGCGAATTCTGGGCGAAACACGGGCTACTCTATCTGGACCTGGCCGGCGTGCAGGCGGTGACCGAGCAGCTGATCGGCGCGCAAGGCCTGCTCGGCCCCCTGGCCAGCGATCCGAGCCTGCGCGGCCTCGCTGACCTGCTGCGGCTGATGGGCGAAGGGCTGGCGCGTGGCGAGGCCGAGCCGGCCAGGCTCGCCGCCCCCATCGCCGCCTTCGCCGGGGCCGCGCAGGCCGCGACCGAAGGGCGGGTCGTCCAGCCCGACTGGGTCCGGCTGATCACCGGCCAGGCACCGCGCCCGCTGGAGCTGCGCCGCCTGATCCTGGTGCAGCCCGCGCTGGATTACGAACAACTCTCGGCCGGTGCCGCCGCGACCGAGGTGATCCGTGCCGAGGCCGCGCGGCTTGGCATCCCCATCCGCCTCACCGGCCCGGTCCCCATGGCCGATGAGGAATTCGCCACCGTGAGCGAGGGGGCGGTGGAGAATGCCGTGCTCTCCTTTGTGCTGGTGGCGGTGCTGCTCTGGATGGCGCTGCGCTCCTGGCGGCTGATCTGGCCGCTGCTGGTGCTGGTGGTGGTGGGGCTGGTCTGGACCGCCGGCTTCGGGATTGTGTCGGTCGGCAGCTTCAACCCGCTCTCGATCGCCTTTGCCGTGTTGTTCATCGGGCTCGGGGTGGATTTCGGCATCCAATACGCGGTGCAGTATCGCGCCGAGCGCGCGCTTCTGCCCGGCCTTCGCCCCGCATTGGAGCAAGCGGCGCGCGTCGCCGGGCCGGGCATGACGCTTGCGGCCCTGGCCGTGACCTTCAGCTTTCTTTCCTTCTGGCCGACGGATTACCGGGGCGTCGCGGAATTGGGCGTGGTCGCGGCCGGCGGGATGGTGATCGGCTGGTTCCTGGCCATGACGCTGCTGCCCGCGCTGATGCTGCTCGCCCGTCCGCGTGGCGAGGCGCATGAGGTGGGCTATCCCGCGCTGCGCCCCCTGGATGGCTGGCTTTCGGTCAATGCGCTGGGCGTGGCCCTCCTGGCGCTGGCCCTGGCCGCCTGCTGCCTCGCCGCCCTGCAATGGCTGCGGTTTGACACCAACCCGATCAACCTGCGGGACCCCGCGGCGGAATCCGTCTCCACCTGGCGCGACCTGGCACGCAGCGCCGAGACCAATCCGAATACGCTCGAGGTGCTGGCGCCCGATCTGGCTGCGGCGCAGGCGCTGGCCGCACGGCTGGCCGCCCTGCCCGAAGTGGCGCGCGCCACGACCCTGGCCGATTTCATCCCCGACCGTCAGTCGGACAAGCTCGCCCTGATCGAGGATGCGGCCATGCTCCTCGGCCCCGCCCTTGCGGCCGAGCCACGCCCCGTGCCGGATGATCTGGCCAATGTCGCCGCCCTGCGCGCGGCCGCGAGCGAGCTTGTGCCCCTGGGGGGTGAGGCGGCCCTGCTGGGCCGTTCCCTGGCGCTGCTGGCGCGCGGCCCCGTGGAGAATCGCGAGGATTTCGCGGCCAGCACCCTGCCCGGCCTGATGCATCTGCTCGGGCAGATCCGGGCCATGCTCTCGGCCACGACCGTGACGCTCGAAACCCTGCCCGCCGAACTTCGCGCCGATTGGCTGACGGCGGATGGGCGAGCGCGGATCGAAATGGTGCCCAACCCGGTCAGCGCGGATGAGACGCTTCTGCTGCGCCGCTTCGCATCTTCCGTGCAGGCGCTGGCGCCGGAAGCGACGGGGCTGGCCGTATCCATGCAGGAATCCTCGGCCACCATCCAGCGCGCCTTCGTGCAATCAGGCGTGCTGGGCCTAGTGCTGGTGCTGGCCCTGCTCTGGGCCACGCTGCGCTCGCTGCGGCTTTCGCTGCTGGCCCTGGCCCCGCTGGCGTTGGCGGGGTTGATGACCATGGCGCATTGCGCACTGTTCGGGCCGGATCTGAACCTCGCGAACATCATCGCGCTGCCGCTGCTCTTTGGGCAGGGTGTTGCCTATGACATCTACTTTGTCGCGGCCTGGCAGCAGGGGCGGCGGGATCTGCTGGCAAGCCCGCTGAACCGGGCGGTGATCTATTCCGCCGTGACCAATGCGGCCGCTTTCGGCGCCTTGGCCCTCTCGCCGCATCCAGGCACGGCGAGCATGGGCATCGTGCTCTCGGTCAGCCTGGTTTATTCGCTGCTCTGCGTGATGCTGGTGCTGCCGCCCCTGTTGCAGCTGTTTGCGCCCGGGCCGGTGCGTGGCAGGCTCTCCGAAAATCACGGAGGAACACCATGACCACGCGCCGCATGATGCTGGCCGCCCCTGCCCTGCTGGCCCTGCCCGCCCACGCCCAGTCCTGGCAGCCCGAGCGCCCCATCACCATGATCGTGGCCTTCGCGCCAGGCGGCGGCACCGATGTCGCGGCGCGCACCCTGGCCCGCTTCATGGAACGCGAACTCGGCCAGTCGGTCGTCGTGCACAACCGCGCCGGTGCGGGCGGCGAGGTGGGCTGGGCGGAGCTTGCGCGCGCGCGGCCGGACGGGCTTACCATCGGCTTCGTGAATACGCCCAACCTCGTCACCATCCCGATCGAGCGTCAGGCGCGCTACCGGCTGGAGGATTTTTCGCCAATCGCGAATGTCGTGGATGATCCGGGTGGCTTCTGGGTGCTGCCCGACAGCCCTTGGCGCAACCTCACGGAACTGGCCGCCGCCGTGCGGGCCGCACCAGGCACGATCAGCTACGGCACGACGGGCGTCGGCTCGGACGACCATCTGGCCACCCTGGCCTTTGAGCGGCAGATCGGCGCTTCGCTGCTGCATGTGCCCTTCAACGGCTCCTCCCAGGTGCGCAACGCCATTCTCGGCCGCACCATTCAGCTGGCCGCGATGAACATGGGCGAGGGTGTGGGTGATTTCCGGCAGAACGTGCTGCGCCCGCTGGGCCAGATGGCCGAGACGCGCTGGGCCAATACGGCCGAGGTGCCGACCTTCCGGGAGCAGGGCTTCGATGTGGTGGATGGTTCGCTCAGGGGCATCGCGGCCCCGGCCGGCACGCCCGCACCGGTGCTGCAGCGCCTGGCTGGCGTGGTGCGCGGCGTGATGCAGCACCCGGACTTCATCGCCGCCGCCACGCAGCAGCAATTGCCGCTGCGCTTCCTGGACCCCGATCAGCATCGCGCCGTGCTGTTCGCCATGCGCGAGAATTACCAGCGCATGTGGGCACAGCACCCCTGGCGGGAGTAGCATCGCGCACGCCAACTGGCCGCGCGGAACATGTTCCGGCAAACTGCAATACGGCGCCCGATTCACTGTCCGGCGTGACCGCGTGACGCGGGCTGGAGAAGAGCATGTTGCAAGGCCTGGCAGGCAAGTTTCGGAAGCTGTGGAACCATCCGGGCTTTCGCGAGAAGCCCTTGACCGTCACAGGGCGTGGCCTGGGCCTCGGCCTGCACATCCTGCGCGGCGGCGAAACGCTGATCGAGCTGACCCCCGCGGGCGAGAAGCTGCATGTGCCGGCCGGTGGCCGCTACACCAGTGTCACGGTGTTCCTGATGCGGGACCGGGCGGAGCCTGAGCTGGCCATACTGGACCGATTGATCGGCGCGGGTGGGCAGATGCTCGATATCGGCGCGAATATCGGGATCTATACCCTGCGCGCGGCGACGCTGGTTGGCCGAACCGGCCGGGTGATCGCGGTTGAGCCGGGGCGGGAGGCGCTGCTGGCCCTGCGGGCGAACCTGGCCCTCAACGACATGCCGCAGGTGACCATCCTGCCGGTCGCGCTCGCCGCCGAGGAGGGGGTGGCGCAGCTGTATCATGTGCCGCTCGGCAATGATCCGCAGGCCTTCTCGCTGCTGCCCCAGGAGGGGAGCGTGCCGAGTGAACAGGTGGTGACGCGCACCCTGGATTCGATCCTGGAGGAGGCCGGGGTGACGCGGCTCGACCTCATCAAGATGGATGTGGAGGGGCTGGAACTCGCCGTGCTGCGGGGCGGCGCGCAGAGCATCGCGCGCCTCAAGCCCATGATCATCTTCGAAATCAATGCCGCCGCGGCGCTGGAGGCGCATGGCGCAAGCCAGGACGCCTTCGATTGGCTGGTCAGCGCCGGCTACCTCATTCATCGGCTCGCGGGTGACCGCCTCGTGCGGATCACCACACAGCCGCGCGAGCATGGCAATCTCGTCGCCGTGCACCCGGCCGGAGCCCAGCCGCGGGGGTTGTGACCGGCGGCGCGTCAGAAGGCGCCCGGGACCCTCCGCCGTGCCAGCCAGCTTTGCATGAGTGCGCCGGAGCCGATGCTGATCGCCGTCATCAACGCAGCCCCCTCGGCGCCCAGCAGCGGCACCGCCGTTGCGGCCAGCAGCGTGGCCAAGGCGAGCTGGATGAGGTTCAACCGCAACAGGTCGTCGCCATGGCCGGTCGTGGCCAGGAGCGTATCGCGGCAGGCGAACATCGCATTCACGATCTGCCCCAGGCAGAGGATGCGCAAGGCGGCGGCGCCAGGCTCAAACCCCGCCCCCAGGAGCCCGAGCAGCCAGGGCGCCAGCAGGATCATGCCAAGCAGCGGCGGGACGGCCAGCGAAGCCGAGGCCCAGCGCGCCGCGCGCTGGGTCTGGCGCAGGCGGCGCCAGTCGCGCAGGCGAAATTGCTCGGCCATGCGCGGGGAGGCGATGGTCGCGACACTCAGCAAGATCACCCAGGTCAGGACGGAAAGCCGGCTGGCCATGCTGAAATAGGCGACGGCTTCGGGCGTCGCGAAGGCCGCCAG from Sediminicoccus sp. KRV36 encodes the following:
- a CDS encoding tripartite tricarboxylate transporter substrate binding protein: MTTRRMMLAAPALLALPAHAQSWQPERPITMIVAFAPGGGTDVAARTLARFMERELGQSVVVHNRAGAGGEVGWAELARARPDGLTIGFVNTPNLVTIPIERQARYRLEDFSPIANVVDDPGGFWVLPDSPWRNLTELAAAVRAAPGTISYGTTGVGSDDHLATLAFERQIGASLLHVPFNGSSQVRNAILGRTIQLAAMNMGEGVGDFRQNVLRPLGQMAETRWANTAEVPTFREQGFDVVDGSLRGIAAPAGTPAPVLQRLAGVVRGVMQHPDFIAAATQQQLPLRFLDPDQHRAVLFAMRENYQRMWAQHPWRE
- a CDS encoding FkbM family methyltransferase, with protein sequence MLQGLAGKFRKLWNHPGFREKPLTVTGRGLGLGLHILRGGETLIELTPAGEKLHVPAGGRYTSVTVFLMRDRAEPELAILDRLIGAGGQMLDIGANIGIYTLRAATLVGRTGRVIAVEPGREALLALRANLALNDMPQVTILPVALAAEEGVAQLYHVPLGNDPQAFSLLPQEGSVPSEQVVTRTLDSILEEAGVTRLDLIKMDVEGLELAVLRGGAQSIARLKPMIIFEINAAAALEAHGASQDAFDWLVSAGYLIHRLAGDRLVRITTQPREHGNLVAVHPAGAQPRGL